The following are from one region of the Capsicum annuum cultivar UCD-10X-F1 unplaced genomic scaffold, UCD10Xv1.1 ctg997, whole genome shotgun sequence genome:
- the LOC124895805 gene encoding zinc finger CCCH domain-containing protein 24-like, with the protein MAYRNDCHFSYINSSPSPFRQQSEEQETIHDDFHELIDQALYESDEFRMYAYKIKRCQNLLSHDWPSCPFTHRGEKARRRDPRKYNYLPIPCPSYKFASCIKGDNCELSHGVFEYWLHPAKYKTHLCYAGTACDRRVCFFAHTLKELRLETKYNWYYMYQYPLHIQPYPDILIENEPNGIWMVISCNHQLPPPPHDQYCGTVVSEHGNLSTSQQIPQDSIPPPPLYSSQSQPRIDQTVQSESSFSLFSTNHAKLIEELKNLEIGSTSHAKVNKTNDEKGTSCVEIESPDQEFRNINWISDLLVDEFDGTRL; encoded by the coding sequence ATGGCCTATAGGAATGATTGCCATTTCAGCTACATCAATTCATCACCTTCCCCATTTCGTCAACAATCCGAGGAGCAAGAAACAATTCACGATGATTTTCATGAATTAATCGATCAAGCTCTATACGAATCAGATGAATTTCGTATGTAcgcatataaaataaaaagatgccAAAACCTTTTAAGTCACGATTGGCCCTCTTGTCCCTTTACACACCGAGGGGAAAAAGCACGTCGGCGTGACccaagaaaatacaattatttGCCAATTCCTTGCCCGAGCTACAAATTCGCGTCTTGCATTAAAGGTGATAATTGTGAATTGAGCCACGGGGTTTTCGAGTACTGGCTACATCCCGCGAAGTACAAGACTCATCTATGTTATGCTGGCACGGCATGTGATAGACGAGTATGTTTTTTTGCTCATACACTAAAAGAGCTCCGTCTTGAGACGAAGTACAATTGGTATTATATGTATCAGTACCCTTTACACATCCAACCTTACCCTGACATTTTAATCGAAAATGAACCAAATGGTATTTGGATGGTTATTTCTTGTAATCATCAGCTGCCACCACCACCACATGATCAGTACTGTGGTACTGTTGTCTCTGAACATGGAAATTTGTCGACTTCTCAACAAATTCCTCAAGATAGTATTCCTCCCCCTCCTCTTTATTCTTCTCAATCTCAACCAAGAATAGATCAAACGGTTCAAAGTGAGAgtagtttttcacttttttcgaCTAACCATGCAAAATTAATTGAGGAGCTGAAGAATCTTGAGATTGGGAGTACTTCTCATGCTAAGGTGAATAAAACAAATGATGAAAAGGGTACAAGTTGTGTGGAGATTGAGTCACCGGATCAAGAATTTCGAAACATCAATTGGATTTCTGATTTGTTAGTGGATGAGTTTGACGGTACAagattgtaa